Proteins encoded in a region of the Pseudodesulfovibrio sp. S3 genome:
- a CDS encoding (Fe-S)-binding protein produces MGESAILVVEPKQSALVRKVKELLPGGGNLNMCLTCGACSAGCPATGLEGMDPRKFLRLALMGQEEVIRSTPWVWLCTMCRRCVYACPMGVDIPQLVYYCRQSWPREDRPKGILGSCEQALNTPGNSAMGASSEDFKFVVEDVLEEVRESQPGQENLEAPIDKKGACYFLNQNSREPVTEPDEMVPLWKILNMVGADWTYSTRGWAAENYCMFLADDEAWENVVRNKARAVEELGCKVWLNTEUGHEFYAVRAGLQKFNIEHDFEMESIISLYARWIREGKLPVNSDWNKDLGVTFTVQDPCQLVRKSLGNPVAEDLRFVVRSVVGEENFIDMWPNRSNNYCCGGGGGFLQSGYSEERRAYGDIKLNQILQTKADYCIAPCHNCHSQIHDLSEHSGAGFPVVHLWTLICLSLGILGENEREYLGDDLKNVGL; encoded by the coding sequence ATGGGTGAGTCAGCCATACTTGTTGTCGAACCAAAGCAGTCGGCATTGGTGCGGAAGGTCAAGGAGTTGTTGCCGGGAGGCGGCAACCTGAACATGTGCCTCACATGCGGCGCATGTTCCGCCGGTTGCCCGGCCACCGGTCTGGAAGGCATGGACCCGCGCAAGTTCCTTCGACTTGCCCTCATGGGCCAGGAAGAGGTCATACGGTCCACCCCCTGGGTCTGGTTGTGCACCATGTGCCGCCGTTGCGTGTACGCATGTCCCATGGGGGTGGATATACCGCAACTGGTGTACTATTGCCGCCAATCCTGGCCGCGTGAGGATCGCCCAAAGGGCATACTGGGGTCCTGCGAACAGGCCTTGAATACGCCGGGAAACAGCGCCATGGGGGCGTCCAGTGAAGACTTCAAGTTCGTGGTGGAGGATGTCCTGGAGGAGGTCCGGGAGTCACAACCCGGGCAGGAAAACCTGGAGGCGCCCATTGACAAGAAGGGGGCCTGCTACTTCCTGAATCAGAATTCGCGAGAGCCCGTTACCGAACCTGACGAGATGGTTCCCCTGTGGAAGATCCTGAACATGGTCGGCGCGGATTGGACTTACAGCACCAGGGGATGGGCTGCCGAGAATTATTGCATGTTCCTGGCGGACGACGAGGCGTGGGAAAACGTTGTGCGCAACAAGGCCAGGGCCGTGGAGGAGCTGGGCTGCAAAGTCTGGCTCAACACGGAGTGAGGACACGAATTTTACGCAGTCCGGGCTGGACTGCAAAAATTTAATATTGAGCATGACTTTGAGATGGAAAGCATCATCAGTTTGTATGCCCGCTGGATTCGGGAGGGAAAATTGCCTGTGAATTCCGATTGGAACAAAGATTTGGGCGTAACCTTTACGGTTCAAGACCCCTGCCAGTTGGTGCGCAAATCCCTGGGAAACCCGGTGGCAGAGGATCTGCGCTTCGTGGTTCGTTCCGTGGTGGGTGAGGAAAACTTCATCGATATGTGGCCCAACAGGTCCAATAACTATTGCTGTGGAGGCGGCGGAGGTTTCCTGCAGTCCGGTTATTCCGAGGAGCGTCGGGCATACGGGGACATCAAGCTTAACCAGATTCTCCAGACCAAGGCCGACTATTGCATAGCGCCCTGTCACAACTGCCATTCCCAGATTCATGACCTGAGCGAACACTCCGGGGCAGGTTTCCCTGTGGTGCACCTTTGGACATTGATATGCCTTTCTTTGGGGATTCTGGGTGAAAACGAGCGGGAATATCTGGGCGATGATCTTAAGAACGTGGGACTGTGA
- a CDS encoding universal stress protein, with product MFKDIIVGVTPTGIDDYAVNAAAEFARKFEAKLYLTHVAGMEQGWGSIETLEPSGETDRIRNQLEEMYGEVLNGVQDAKISVVAGIPHSEILRLARNKNTDLIIMGPHTKEFEEKRSKMWGMAGSTLERVSQKARCPVMIVRKEVIHKEPLFENVLVATDFSEQAECAVSYGGQVARQYKANLIVTHVAESGATEAEILARLEKECAPRLQGVSSVSYLASLGKPAMEILRMAQQTKADLIIMAHHTREKDPDKAFLGSTVVQVALNSLCPTMSVNRYFDLRCGLMYDQTGQVVEVESEAVV from the coding sequence ATGTTTAAGGACATCATTGTTGGTGTGACACCGACCGGAATCGACGATTACGCGGTCAATGCGGCTGCGGAATTCGCCAGGAAGTTCGAGGCAAAGCTGTATCTGACCCATGTGGCCGGAATGGAGCAGGGTTGGGGATCGATCGAAACCCTGGAACCGTCCGGCGAAACAGACCGGATCAGGAACCAGCTCGAGGAAATGTACGGGGAGGTGCTGAACGGCGTCCAGGATGCCAAGATATCGGTGGTTGCTGGCATTCCTCATAGTGAAATCCTCCGTTTGGCACGGAACAAGAACACCGACCTGATCATCATGGGGCCGCATACCAAGGAGTTTGAGGAGAAGCGTTCCAAGATGTGGGGTATGGCGGGCAGCACCCTTGAGCGCGTGAGCCAGAAGGCCCGTTGCCCGGTCATGATCGTGCGCAAGGAAGTGATTCACAAGGAACCTTTGTTCGAAAACGTCCTGGTGGCCACCGATTTCTCCGAGCAGGCCGAATGTGCCGTGAGTTATGGGGGACAGGTGGCCCGTCAGTACAAGGCCAACCTGATCGTGACCCATGTTGCCGAATCCGGCGCCACCGAGGCCGAGATCCTGGCACGGCTTGAAAAGGAGTGTGCGCCGCGTTTGCAGGGCGTGTCTTCGGTTTCCTATCTGGCGAGTCTGGGCAAGCCCGCCATGGAGATTCTGCGGATGGCGCAGCAGACCAAGGCGGACCTGATCATCATGGCCCACCACACCAGGGAAAAGGATCCGGACAAGGCCTTTTTGGGTTCCACCGTGGTTCAGGTGGCCCTGAATTCCCTGTGTCCGACCATGAGTGTCAACCGGTACTTCGATCTGAGGTGCGGCCTGATGTACGACCAGACCGGTCAGGTGGTGGAGGTGGAATCCGAGGCTGTTGTCTAG
- a CDS encoding CoB--CoM heterodisulfide reductase iron-sulfur subunit B family protein, with translation MRYAYYPGCSLQESAQEFDVSVRAVMGRLGVELEEIPDWTCCGASAAEPVSKLMNYALPARNLAIAEKDMGGVDVLAPCNACYLNLLKVNKEVVGNRRLHGRVNEVLAASGLIYGGTVQVRHLLDVLLNDVGAGIVEQKVTDNLQGMKVAPYYGCQILRPYPVFDDPGKPRSMEPILKALGATVHEWDYGNRCCGASLMMGHRDVAIRSVADILNGAEGADVIVTVCPLCQMNLEAYQGRAVKAGGRFVPVMYLSQLMGVAFGMGEKAMQLGKNMTLTDRMLDELGSKAWRWKDQSAGGDRAGEETMETSKGVHHV, from the coding sequence ATGAGATACGCCTATTATCCGGGATGTTCGCTTCAGGAGAGCGCGCAGGAATTCGATGTCTCCGTGCGGGCGGTCATGGGAAGGCTCGGGGTCGAACTGGAGGAGATTCCCGATTGGACCTGCTGCGGAGCCAGCGCTGCCGAACCGGTCAGCAAGCTCATGAACTACGCGCTTCCCGCACGCAACCTGGCCATTGCCGAAAAGGACATGGGCGGGGTGGACGTGCTCGCACCGTGCAACGCCTGTTACCTCAATCTGCTCAAGGTGAATAAGGAGGTGGTCGGGAACAGGCGCCTTCACGGCCGGGTCAACGAAGTGCTGGCGGCATCGGGTCTGATCTACGGGGGAACGGTTCAAGTCCGCCATCTGCTCGACGTGCTCTTGAATGATGTGGGGGCCGGGATAGTGGAGCAGAAGGTGACCGACAACCTGCAGGGAATGAAGGTCGCGCCGTATTACGGCTGCCAGATTCTCAGGCCGTATCCGGTTTTCGACGATCCGGGCAAACCTCGGTCCATGGAACCGATTCTCAAGGCCCTTGGCGCGACCGTCCACGAGTGGGACTACGGCAACCGCTGCTGCGGCGCATCCCTGATGATGGGGCACCGCGATGTGGCCATCCGGTCCGTGGCGGACATCCTGAACGGGGCCGAAGGTGCCGACGTCATCGTTACCGTTTGTCCTCTTTGTCAGATGAATCTCGAGGCCTATCAGGGCCGGGCGGTCAAGGCAGGGGGACGCTTTGTACCGGTCATGTATCTGTCGCAACTGATGGGGGTGGCTTTCGGCATGGGAGAGAAGGCCATGCAGCTGGGGAAAAACATGACCCTGACGGACAGGATGCTTGATGAGTTGGGCAGCAAGGCCTGGAGGTGGAAAGATCAGAGTGCGGGGGGCGACCGAGCGGGTGAGGAAACCATGGAAACAAGCAAGGGGGTACATCATGTTTAA
- a CDS encoding 4Fe-4S dicluster domain-containing protein, whose translation MSQAIRQTWSPATDEFQSVLKELKEAVGACMQCGTCTASCPNGFAMDVTPRRMWRMIQFGMLDQILESRTFWFCSSCYMCTLRCPRGLKLTAAMGALKRLASLNGSRQARKNGAFYSAFMEDVEALGRVQEMSLMNRFFFKRKDPTLPLSFVPVGMKMLAKGKLHMPSAKQRGVLAPMFAKAREMEGLT comes from the coding sequence ATGAGCCAGGCGATCAGACAGACATGGAGTCCGGCGACGGATGAATTCCAGTCGGTGCTCAAGGAATTGAAGGAAGCGGTCGGGGCGTGCATGCAGTGCGGAACCTGTACGGCGTCCTGCCCCAACGGATTTGCCATGGATGTGACCCCCCGGCGCATGTGGCGGATGATCCAGTTCGGCATGCTGGATCAGATTCTGGAGAGCCGGACATTCTGGTTCTGCTCCTCCTGCTACATGTGCACCCTTCGGTGTCCTCGCGGTCTGAAGCTGACGGCGGCCATGGGTGCGCTCAAGCGGTTGGCGAGTCTTAACGGGAGTCGTCAGGCCAGGAAGAACGGGGCCTTCTATTCGGCTTTCATGGAGGACGTCGAGGCCCTTGGCCGGGTGCAGGAAATGAGCCTGATGAACCGGTTTTTTTTCAAGCGAAAAGACCCCACGTTGCCTCTGAGCTTTGTTCCCGTGGGGATGAAGATGCTGGCAAAGGGGAAGCTGCATATGCCCAGCGCAAAGCAGCGCGGGGTGCTCGCGCCCATGTTTGCCAAGGCTCGTGAGATGGAGGGGCTGACATGA
- a CDS encoding 4Fe-4S binding protein — protein sequence MRKQYGALVVGAGIGGIRAALDLAVTGHKVALIDRRPNHGGILSQLDYQFPTDHCGMCRMLPLMARDSSSQFCLRKGLFHDNIDILLSTEVASLEGEPGKFLVSLKRKSPLIDPSRCVSCGKCSEVCPVRVPSEFNAGLTQRTAVYLPTPHAIPNHYVLDLDNCQRCWKCHEACPTGAIDFKFDQRQDFHILIVDSDAGLVGFMLESLKEQNFPLHCVVTGQEAVDMVASNDRIRLVLLGTNIEDMDAERVLTRVLELRAQMPVVVMTEAGQEDKGNDLVMQGARESLTKSFAAKRFVAWLDKLYMRIMSDTTEELEVGAVVLAGGFECYNPRMNPEGSEDIWNYNHPGVLTAVEFERLLSGTGPTGGRLLRPGDNAPVRSIAWIQCVGSRDVQKNADFCSGICCMFSIKESVLAKKVTGGAVDATIFYMDMRTSGKEYQRYRNRAEFEEGVRFVRSRPHTIMPSDDGAGLKVGYMREDGKIFFETFDMVVLAVGARPPQGMEKFALTTGLDLNQWGFAQTQPYRRERTSRLGVFAAGAFGEPKDIAESVIQAGAAAQAASRIIKVYDVLAGIEADPDTEYPDVSRESPRTMVAVCTSCPTLEKAVDLEALSRKMSRVHSVCKVVSVGSTCTREGWEAIEQSAMEFKPNRILIGACMPYAYIPRLKDLGRTIGLNPALMDVADIYSATFEAADEGKVEKEIYAVLSSAVARLQGADPTPPPVMVKVARSALVVGGGLAGMTAAMSIADQGYGVCLVETEEDLGGMAMRLHTQLDGSDPRKYMEELVGQVEKHPNIRVFKDSRVALSRGSAGMFRSVIASPRGVFPLEHGVSILATGGHEVKVYESGLCVHKSVMTHLALEEQLATGVLDAGALTGVAMIQCWRSRDEDRTYCSRVCCPEMLKNVLTLKGRNPDLPIYVFYRDIMVQGFLETYYTQARKAGATFIRYDVDNKPKVEFQEGKPVITAFDPVLGSEIRIQVDILSLSSGVEPNDVEDLLEVFGVEVNEDGFYQEADCKWRPVDFLKQGIYMCGVAHSPRRMDETISSAKAAAQRALRILSAEKIARETVVASVRHSLCSLCQACVSACPYGARVVDMEAEKIVVDEILCQGCGACAAVCPNSATVLKGFHDGPMMSVIDAVLEEPA from the coding sequence ATGAGAAAGCAGTATGGGGCATTGGTGGTCGGCGCCGGAATAGGCGGCATCCGGGCCGCCCTGGACCTGGCCGTCACCGGGCACAAGGTCGCCCTTATCGACAGGCGGCCGAATCATGGCGGCATTTTGAGTCAGTTGGACTATCAGTTTCCCACCGACCATTGCGGCATGTGCAGGATGCTGCCGCTCATGGCGCGGGATTCGTCCAGTCAGTTCTGCCTGCGCAAGGGGCTGTTCCACGACAATATCGACATCCTGCTCTCCACGGAAGTGGCATCACTGGAAGGCGAGCCCGGAAAATTCCTTGTTTCCCTGAAGCGCAAGTCGCCCCTGATCGATCCGAGCAGGTGCGTGAGTTGCGGCAAGTGTTCCGAAGTCTGTCCGGTGCGGGTTCCCAGCGAATTCAACGCCGGATTGACCCAGCGCACGGCAGTGTACCTGCCCACGCCCCATGCCATCCCGAATCATTATGTCCTTGACCTGGACAATTGCCAGCGGTGTTGGAAATGCCATGAAGCCTGCCCCACCGGGGCCATCGATTTCAAGTTTGATCAGCGTCAGGATTTCCATATTCTCATCGTGGACAGTGATGCCGGTCTGGTCGGTTTTATGCTGGAAAGTCTGAAGGAACAGAATTTCCCCCTCCACTGTGTCGTGACCGGGCAGGAGGCCGTGGACATGGTCGCCTCGAACGACAGAATCCGCCTGGTGCTTCTGGGCACGAATATCGAGGACATGGATGCCGAGCGTGTGTTGACCCGTGTCCTTGAACTGCGTGCGCAGATGCCTGTGGTGGTCATGACTGAGGCGGGACAGGAGGACAAGGGCAACGACCTGGTCATGCAGGGCGCGCGGGAATCGTTGACCAAGTCCTTTGCGGCCAAGCGTTTCGTGGCCTGGCTGGACAAGTTGTATATGCGCATCATGTCCGACACCACCGAGGAACTCGAAGTCGGGGCCGTGGTCCTGGCGGGCGGGTTCGAGTGCTACAATCCCAGGATGAACCCCGAGGGGAGCGAGGATATCTGGAATTACAATCATCCCGGCGTGCTCACGGCAGTGGAGTTCGAGCGTCTGCTGAGCGGCACGGGGCCCACGGGCGGCCGATTGCTTCGTCCCGGCGACAACGCGCCGGTCAGGAGCATCGCCTGGATACAGTGTGTCGGCTCCCGTGATGTCCAGAAGAACGCTGATTTCTGTTCCGGCATCTGTTGCATGTTTTCCATCAAGGAGTCCGTTCTTGCCAAGAAGGTCACCGGAGGTGCGGTCGACGCCACCATATTCTACATGGACATGCGGACATCCGGTAAGGAGTACCAGCGATACCGCAATCGGGCGGAATTTGAGGAGGGCGTTCGCTTCGTGCGCAGCCGGCCCCACACGATCATGCCTTCGGACGACGGGGCGGGGCTGAAGGTCGGGTACATGCGCGAGGACGGGAAGATCTTCTTCGAGACGTTCGACATGGTGGTTCTGGCCGTGGGCGCGCGTCCGCCGCAGGGCATGGAAAAGTTCGCCCTGACCACCGGCCTGGACCTCAACCAATGGGGTTTTGCCCAGACGCAGCCCTACAGGCGCGAGAGGACCAGCCGTTTGGGCGTCTTTGCCGCCGGGGCTTTCGGCGAACCAAAGGACATCGCCGAATCCGTGATCCAGGCGGGAGCCGCCGCCCAGGCCGCTTCACGTATCATCAAGGTCTACGATGTGCTTGCCGGTATCGAGGCCGATCCGGACACGGAATATCCCGATGTGTCCAGGGAGTCGCCCCGGACCATGGTGGCCGTGTGCACGTCCTGCCCCACCCTGGAAAAGGCCGTTGACCTGGAGGCCCTGAGCCGGAAGATGTCCAGAGTGCATTCCGTCTGCAAGGTGGTCTCGGTCGGTTCGACCTGTACCCGGGAAGGGTGGGAGGCCATCGAACAGTCCGCCATGGAGTTCAAGCCGAACCGGATTCTGATCGGCGCGTGCATGCCTTACGCCTACATTCCCCGGCTCAAGGATCTGGGCCGGACCATTGGCCTGAATCCGGCGCTCATGGATGTGGCGGATATCTACAGCGCCACCTTTGAGGCCGCAGATGAAGGCAAGGTGGAAAAGGAGATTTATGCGGTCCTTTCCTCGGCCGTTGCCCGTTTGCAGGGCGCTGATCCGACGCCTCCCCCGGTGATGGTCAAGGTGGCCCGGTCCGCCTTGGTCGTTGGTGGCGGGCTGGCCGGAATGACTGCGGCCATGTCCATTGCCGACCAGGGGTATGGCGTCTGTCTGGTGGAAACCGAGGAGGATCTCGGCGGCATGGCCATGCGGCTGCATACGCAGCTCGACGGTTCCGACCCGCGCAAATACATGGAGGAGCTTGTCGGTCAGGTGGAGAAGCATCCCAACATCAGGGTGTTCAAGGATTCCCGCGTGGCCCTGTCCAGAGGCAGCGCCGGGATGTTCCGGTCCGTCATCGCCAGCCCCCGCGGGGTGTTCCCTCTGGAACACGGTGTTTCGATCCTCGCCACCGGCGGCCATGAGGTCAAGGTTTACGAGAGCGGACTCTGCGTCCACAAGTCGGTGATGACGCATCTTGCCCTTGAGGAGCAGCTTGCCACGGGTGTCCTTGACGCAGGTGCTTTGACAGGGGTTGCCATGATCCAGTGTTGGCGTTCGCGGGATGAGGACCGCACGTATTGCAGCCGGGTCTGTTGTCCCGAGATGCTCAAGAACGTGCTCACCCTCAAGGGGCGTAATCCGGATCTGCCCATCTATGTCTTTTATCGGGACATCATGGTCCAGGGTTTTTTGGAGACCTATTACACGCAGGCCCGCAAGGCCGGGGCCACATTCATCCGGTACGATGTGGACAACAAGCCAAAGGTGGAGTTCCAGGAAGGCAAGCCCGTCATCACGGCCTTTGATCCCGTGCTCGGCAGCGAAATACGGATTCAGGTCGACATCCTGTCCCTGTCCAGCGGCGTGGAGCCCAATGATGTGGAAGACCTGCTGGAAGTCTTTGGGGTGGAGGTCAATGAAGACGGATTCTACCAGGAGGCTGATTGCAAGTGGCGGCCCGTGGATTTCCTCAAGCAGGGCATCTACATGTGCGGGGTCGCGCACTCGCCGCGGCGAATGGATGAGACGATCTCCTCGGCAAAGGCCGCTGCCCAGCGGGCGTTGCGTATCCTGAGCGCCGAGAAGATCGCCCGCGAAACCGTGGTGGCTTCGGTCCGGCACTCCCTGTGCTCCCTGTGCCAGGCCTGTGTGTCCGCCTGTCCCTACGGTGCCCGGGTCGTGGACATGGAGGCCGAAAAGATCGTGGTGGATGAAATCCTGTGTCAGGGGTGCGGTGCGTGTGCGGCGGTTTGTCCCAACAGCGCCACCGTGCTCAAGGGATTCCATGACGGGCCGATGATGTCCGTCATTGACGCAGTGCTGGAAGAACCGGCCTAG
- a CDS encoding 4Fe-4S dicluster domain-containing protein, with protein MATTAKIQVEGDNPVLALQGFLKGLLDDESLGGILVPVHLFGKGMPMPTLVTNPVQLTGADPLAPAYPMNSAKLLARLTRGQSGERIAAVMRPCEIRAFVELVKLNQGSLDDVVIVGMDCMGAYDNVSYKTFRGDGDAVEATLEFHGPTGSGPDTSRNGVDITPACRACEHPDPQNADIVIGIAGANLHMAIPVLATSARGEALLSGMGLPAVDSANGRDKALESLIANRVAYRDAMLEKTRAATGTLTDLSEYLSACVNCYNCRVACPVCYCKECVFNTDVFEHKPWQYMEWAKRKGSLKMPTDTIFYHLTRMAHMSTACVGCGQCSNACPNDIPVMELFRSVAARTQESFEYEAGRSLDEPPPLSVFKEDEFQDTVSHMI; from the coding sequence ATGGCGACCACAGCGAAAATACAGGTTGAAGGGGATAATCCGGTGCTGGCTCTCCAGGGCTTCCTGAAGGGGCTTCTGGATGACGAATCCCTGGGCGGCATTCTGGTGCCGGTGCATCTTTTCGGCAAGGGAATGCCGATGCCGACGCTGGTGACGAATCCGGTCCAGTTGACCGGAGCGGACCCCCTGGCCCCGGCCTACCCCATGAACAGCGCCAAGCTCCTGGCCCGCCTGACCCGCGGTCAGTCGGGCGAGCGGATCGCCGCGGTCATGCGGCCGTGCGAAATCAGGGCCTTTGTCGAACTGGTCAAGCTCAACCAGGGCAGTCTCGACGATGTCGTCATCGTGGGCATGGATTGCATGGGGGCCTATGACAACGTCAGCTACAAGACGTTTCGAGGCGACGGGGATGCGGTCGAGGCCACGCTTGAATTCCATGGTCCGACGGGAAGCGGCCCGGACACTTCGCGAAACGGTGTCGACATTACACCGGCCTGCCGGGCCTGCGAGCATCCCGATCCCCAGAATGCGGACATCGTCATCGGCATAGCCGGGGCCAATCTGCACATGGCGATTCCTGTCCTGGCCACCAGCGCCAGGGGGGAAGCCCTGCTCAGCGGGATGGGCCTGCCCGCCGTGGATTCGGCCAATGGCCGGGACAAGGCCCTTGAATCCCTGATTGCGAACCGGGTGGCCTACCGGGACGCCATGCTGGAGAAGACCAGGGCGGCCACCGGCACGCTGACCGATCTCTCCGAATATCTCTCTGCCTGCGTCAATTGCTACAACTGCCGGGTGGCCTGCCCTGTCTGCTACTGCAAGGAGTGCGTGTTCAACACCGACGTCTTCGAGCACAAGCCGTGGCAGTACATGGAGTGGGCCAAGCGCAAGGGCAGTCTGAAGATGCCCACGGACACCATCTTCTATCATCTGACCCGCATGGCGCACATGAGTACGGCCTGTGTCGGGTGCGGGCAGTGTTCCAACGCCTGTCCCAACGATATCCCCGTGATGGAGCTGTTCCGGTCCGTGGCGGCCCGGACGCAGGAAAGCTTCGAGTACGAAGCAGGCAGAAGCCTCGACGAACCGCCGCCGCTGTCCGTGTTCAAGGAAGACGAGTTCCAGGACACGGTGTCGCACATGATCTGA
- a CDS encoding hydrogenase iron-sulfur subunit has translation MHTEFEPTILAFVCNWCTYTAADLAGTSRMVQQPNLRMVRMMCTGMVDPKYIVKSLLSGADGVLVSGCHPGDCHYINGNYKARRRVKLLNEILPQFGIEKERVKLTWVGASEGNEFAATVNNFINEIRELGPMEVRSMAVV, from the coding sequence ATGCATACTGAATTCGAGCCGACCATACTGGCCTTTGTCTGCAACTGGTGCACGTACACCGCAGCGGATCTGGCCGGGACGTCACGGATGGTGCAACAGCCCAACCTGCGGATGGTGCGGATGATGTGCACCGGCATGGTGGACCCGAAGTATATCGTCAAGTCGCTCCTGTCCGGGGCGGACGGTGTGCTGGTCAGCGGCTGCCATCCCGGCGACTGTCACTACATCAACGGGAATTACAAGGCGCGCAGGCGGGTGAAGCTCCTCAACGAGATCCTGCCGCAGTTCGGCATCGAGAAGGAGCGGGTGAAATTGACCTGGGTCGGGGCCAGCGAAGGCAATGAATTCGCGGCGACCGTGAACAATTTCATCAACGAGATCAGGGAACTCGGCCCCATGGAAGTCCGTTCCATGGCCGTGGTCTGA